One window from the genome of Rhea pennata isolate bPtePen1 chromosome 16, bPtePen1.pri, whole genome shotgun sequence encodes:
- the TCF15 gene encoding transcription factor 15, with protein sequence MAFTMLRPMAARVLYPDISMLSEDEENRSESDTSDQSYGCCEGAEARRKVPRKPGPVVMVKQRQAANARERDRTQSVNTAFTALRTLIPTEPVDRKLSKIETLRLASSYISHLANVLLLGEGCEDGQPCFSGSCGAPGERDGKQPRSICTFCLSNQRKGGGRRELGGNCLKVRGVPPLRVSRR encoded by the exons aTGGCGTTCACCATGCTGCGCCCCATGGCCGCCCGCGTGCTCTACCCCGACATCAGCATGCTCTCAGAGGACGAGGAGAACCGGAGCGAGAGCGACACGTCGGACCAGTCGTACGGCTGCTGCGAGGGCGCGGAGGCGCGCCGGAAGGTGCCCCGCAAGCCGGGGCCCGTGGTCATGGTGAAGCAGAGGCAGGCGGCCAACGCGCGGGAGCGGGACCGGACGCAGAGCGTCAACACGGCCTTCACCGCCCTGCGCACGCTCATCCCCACGGAGCCCGTGGACCGCAAGCTCTCCAAGATCGAGACCCTGCGCCTGGCCTCCAGCTACATCTCGCACCTGGCCAACGTGCTGCTGCTGGGCGAGGGCTGCGAGGACGGGCAGCCCTGCTTCAGCGGCTCGTGCGGGGCGCCGGGCGAGCGGGACGGCAAGCAGCCCCGCAGCATCTGCACCTTCTGCCTCAGCAACCAGCGCAAAGGG GGCGGCCggagggagctggggggcaACTGCCTGAAGGTGAGAGGGGTGCCCCCCCTGCGAGTGTCGCGGAGGTGA